The genomic region GAACTCCGTGGCGAGCATAAGGTCGCGCTGGGCGGCAACCATCGCCTCGTCCACCAGGCCGGCAGCCTGCAGGCCGGGCAGGATCAGGGCGGCAAACAGCAGACTTGCGGCCGCCAGCCCGGCCAGAGTCCGGCTGCGGATCGGCTGATCACGCCAGGGCCGGGCAGCGACCGTGCCGGAGGCCGACATCGGCCCGAAGGTCCGGATACGCAGCGGTGGGGCCTCGTCAAGCAGGGCTGCGAGGGCCAGCCGGGTGAGCGGCCCCGGCTGACGACCTCTGTCCGGGCTGGTGGGGCCGGACATCGTGGCGACTGGCATGGCGACGACCGGCGGCCGATGATGGCGCAGCTCTGTCTCCTCCCCCTCAGGGAATGGGGTGACCAGCGGCGCATGGTCGTCGATCAGCAGCGTGATCAGATCGGGGGTGGTGTGATGCCGATGCAGGTGGCGACGGACTGCCCGGCTCCCATCCATGGCGGCTTCGACGGGGGTGAGGCCTGAAAGCGGGCGGCGGCTGGAGAAGACCGGCAGACCGGCTTCGCAAAGGATCTGATCGATCGCGTCGCCGGACGGCTGATCGGACGGCACCGGTACGTGCAGGGCCAGCCACTGCGCGTGGTGACTTTTTGCCAGGGCCATTCCGGCCGTCATTACCGGCGGCAGCGGCCGGAGATGCAGCCCGGCAATCGCCGCCGACCTGGTGCAGGCCTCAACTTCTGCCGAGGCGGGGACGAAGGCGAGTGCCAGCCTGTCCGGTCGGCGGGACGGATCGATGGCCGTCGCGCCACCGCCCATGCCGCCACCGCCCATGCCGCCACCGCCCGCTCCGCCGCCGGGCGGCAGGGGACGAATGGTGACGAAGCCGCGATCAAGACCGAGTTCGCCTGCAGCGGCGATGATGCGGCGGGTTTCGATCTGCCGGCGGATCCGTTGTCCCAGCCGGGGCAGGGCAATTGTTGCGACCCGTGGCCGGTCGTCTTCAACGATCAACGGCAGCGTACGGCGGAGCCCCTCGCGGCGCCCCGTTGCGGCCAGGGCGCGCCAGGCGGCCGGCGTGTCCGGGCCCGGGCAGAGGGTGACATCGTTCGGGCCCCGCGTCGCCAGCCAGAGCCGGCGGTCACGATCGAGCAGCAGAGCCCGGCGGGGCGAAGAGGGCAGGCGCAGTCTCATCCACCCACCTCCGCCAGCCCGGAATACAGCGCACCCAGCACCAGCCGGCCGATGCCGGCGACGACCAGTGCCAGAAACATGACCAGGGCCGGTTCCAGCAGGGCGGTCAGCCGATCGACCGAGCGTTCGATGCTGCGGTCCAGGGCGCGGGACGCGCTGCGGGCGGCGTCGGGCAGCCGACCGGCTGCCGCGCCCGCAACCAGCGGCGCCTGGGCGACGGCAGGCCAGGGTTCGAGCAGTGTGAAGGCCTCTGCCGGCGGAACCCCGCGAATGATCAGGCGGCGGACATTGCCGAGCTGCCGGGCAAGTTCGGGATCTGCGGCGCCGATGGCCGCCAGTTCCAGCGCCTCGGTGACGGGCGCACCGGCCTCGGCGGCCAGGATCAGGGCGCGCAGGCTGCGTGCCGCCGCCAACTGATGGCGCAGCCGGACGATCGGGGTCCAGCGGTCGAGCAGTCGGGCGACGGCCGGATGCCGGCGGACGATCAGCAGCCCGGCCACCAGTGCTGCGGGCAGGCCGATGATGACCCCGATGGTCAGGCCCGGAGCGTCACCCACGGCGATTGCCAGCTGCAGCGTCGGGTCGTCGCCTGCAACGCCGAGCTCGGCCATCAGCCCGGCAAGTTCAGGCAGCGCACCGCCGATGAGGGCGACGAGAGAGGCGAAGGTGGTGACGGCCAGCACGATCGGATAACGCAGTGCCCGGGTGATCCGGGCATGAATGGCGGCTTCGGTCTCGTGATGATGGGCAAGATCGTCGATCGCCGGCGCCAGCCGTCCGGTGCGCGCGGCGACCGCAAAGACCGCCGCGGCTACGGGCCCGAGATCCCGTTCGGCTTCGGTCGCGGCCTCGGCCGGGCTCTGCCCGGCGCGGATGGCTGCAGCCATGCCGCCGAAGCCCCGTGCAGCCGTGCGGGAAATGCCGCCCTGCGCCGCGGCATCCAGCGCGGCCGGCAGGTCACGTGCGGCTGCCAGGTGCAGGCCGACAGCAGACCAGGCTTCGGCAAGTGCTGCATGACGTTCGGCCGGGCCGGCCACCAGGCTGCCGGAACGGGCAAGTTTTTGCCAGAACCGGGCCAGCCCCTCCCGAACGGGACGGATCGATAGCGGATCGAGCCCGCGCGCCTCCAGCTGGCCAAGGGCCGTATCGACATCATCGGCCAGAATGCGGCCATGGAACAGGTTGCCGTCGGCGTCGACCGCGCGGAACCGCCAGTGACGCAGGACGGTGTCCCGTGGGTCCGCTGTTGGGAGTTGCATCATGGGCCGGGCGGAATCGGAGCGGTTGATCATGGCCGGTCCAA from Tistrella mobilis harbors:
- a CDS encoding type II secretion system F family protein, translating into MMQLPTADPRDTVLRHWRFRAVDADGNLFHGRILADDVDTALGQLEARGLDPLSIRPVREGLARFWQKLARSGSLVAGPAERHAALAEAWSAVGLHLAAARDLPAALDAAAQGGISRTAARGFGGMAAAIRAGQSPAEAATEAERDLGPVAAAVFAVAARTGRLAPAIDDLAHHHETEAAIHARITRALRYPIVLAVTTFASLVALIGGALPELAGLMAELGVAGDDPTLQLAIAVGDAPGLTIGVIIGLPAALVAGLLIVRRHPAVARLLDRWTPIVRLRHQLAAARSLRALILAAEAGAPVTEALELAAIGAADPELARQLGNVRRLIIRGVPPAEAFTLLEPWPAVAQAPLVAGAAAGRLPDAARSASRALDRSIERSVDRLTALLEPALVMFLALVVAGIGRLVLGALYSGLAEVGG